A region of Blattabacterium cuenoti STAT DNA encodes the following proteins:
- the murI gene encoding glutamate racemase, which translates to MKISSLSPIGIFDSGIGGLMIAKEMKIQMPNEDFIYFGDTKNMPYGEKSKEFIIKSSMKIASFLYKKKCKALVIACNSIASNALDVIQKKFQKKMLIFNVIDPVVKNTIFLSYKKIGIIATPATIHSNFYTKKIKKYYRHLDIIQMSTPLLAPIIENGWKIKKINPIIKNYLNHLKSIDAILLACTHYLFLKQEIKNFYHGKVHLIDIQKIVVQEIKRKLIEKKLLCFHPIYNRFPIFYTSSSIPILFERKVRILFGKKVFLKHIFLILSHLCIYYS; encoded by the coding sequence ATGAAAATCAGTTCATTATCTCCAATAGGAATATTTGATTCTGGAATTGGAGGACTTATGATAGCTAAAGAAATGAAAATTCAAATGCCTAATGAAGATTTTATTTATTTTGGAGACACCAAAAATATGCCTTATGGAGAAAAATCTAAAGAATTTATTATAAAAAGTTCTATGAAAATAGCTTCTTTTCTTTATAAAAAGAAATGTAAAGCTTTAGTCATCGCATGTAATTCTATTGCATCTAATGCTTTGGATGTAATTCAAAAAAAATTTCAAAAAAAAATGTTAATATTTAATGTCATAGATCCTGTTGTAAAAAACACAATTTTTCTTTCTTATAAAAAAATAGGAATTATTGCTACACCTGCTACTATACATTCAAATTTTTACACAAAAAAAATAAAAAAATATTATCGTCATTTAGATATAATTCAAATGTCTACTCCTTTATTAGCACCTATTATAGAAAATGGTTGGAAAATAAAAAAAATAAATCCTATTATAAAAAATTATTTAAATCATCTAAAATCAATAGATGCAATATTATTAGCGTGTACACATTATTTATTTTTAAAACAAGAGATAAAAAATTTTTATCATGGAAAAGTCCATTTAATTGATATACAAAAAATAGTAGTACAAGAAATAAAAAGAAAATTAATTGAAAAAAAATTATTATGTTTTCATCCTATCTATAATAGATTTCCTATTTTTTACACATCTAGTTCTATTCCTATTCTTTTTGAAAGAAAAGTACGAATTCTTTTTGGAAAAAAAGTATTTTTAAAACACATATTTTTAATTTTATCTCATTTGTGCATCTATTACAGCTAA
- a CDS encoding transketolase family protein produces the protein MKKKRYKNKGLKETRAGFGKALTFLGRTNHKVVALCADLKTSLFMDKFSKEFPERFFQIGIAEANMMGIAAGLSIGEYIPFAGTFANFATSRVYDQIRQSIAYSYKNVKICASHSGLTLGEDGATHQSLEDIGMMKMLPGMTVINTCDYNQTYAATIAISNYFGPVYLRFGRPPVANFTSENQIFEIGKAIVLTEGKDITIVSTGHLVWESLEASKILYEKKGIECEVINVHTIKPLDENTILKSIDKTKCIVTAEEHNYWGGLGESVARILTTYHHNKKNKEYSIIQSLVAVNDIFGESGKPMELLKKYDIDRNSIINHVEFVLKNKKK, from the coding sequence ATGAAGAAAAAACGATATAAAAATAAAGGATTAAAAGAAACAAGAGCAGGTTTTGGAAAAGCTTTAACTTTTTTAGGAAGAACAAATCATAAAGTAGTTGCATTATGTGCAGATCTTAAAACTTCTTTATTTATGGATAAGTTCTCTAAAGAATTTCCCGAAAGATTTTTTCAAATAGGAATAGCAGAAGCTAATATGATGGGAATCGCAGCTGGACTTAGTATTGGAGAATATATTCCATTTGCTGGAACATTTGCTAATTTTGCAACATCTCGTGTTTATGATCAAATACGACAATCTATTGCTTATTCTTACAAAAACGTAAAAATATGTGCCTCCCATTCTGGTTTAACTCTAGGAGAAGACGGCGCAACACATCAAAGTTTAGAAGATATAGGAATGATGAAAATGTTACCTGGAATGACCGTAATTAATACTTGTGATTATAATCAAACTTATGCAGCAACAATAGCTATATCAAATTATTTTGGACCAGTATATTTACGTTTTGGTCGTCCTCCTGTGGCTAATTTTACAAGTGAGAATCAGATATTTGAAATCGGAAAAGCTATAGTTTTAACAGAAGGAAAAGATATTACGATTGTTAGTACAGGACATTTAGTTTGGGAATCTTTAGAAGCATCTAAGATTTTATACGAAAAAAAAGGAATAGAATGTGAAGTTATTAATGTTCACACAATTAAACCATTAGATGAAAATACTATTTTGAAATCAATTGATAAAACAAAATGTATTGTTACTGCAGAAGAACACAATTATTGGGGAGGATTAGGAGAAAGTGTTGCTAGAATATTGACAACTTATCATCATAATAAAAAAAATAAGGAATACTCTATTATTCAAAGTTTAGTAGCTGTTAATGATATTTTTGGAGAAAGTGGAAAACCTATGGAACTTTTAAAAAAATATGATATTGATCGTAATTCTATTATAAATCATGTAGAATTTGTTTTAAAGAATAAAAAAAAATAA
- a CDS encoding FixH family protein, translating into MKMKFNWDTGIVLSLVFFIVFIIYIAFFFPHIESQLVSDKYYEEEMKYQEIINEKKNASKLPIKIKIFILYSGIKIIFPPVNNNIHGFFTLFRSSSKDLDFTQSFNFLKDSKKILLIPKFFLKKGYYKLIIRWKTDKKFFFEKDIFWNEHNK; encoded by the coding sequence ATGAAAATGAAATTTAATTGGGATACCGGAATCGTGTTATCTTTAGTTTTTTTTATAGTCTTTATCATTTACATTGCTTTCTTTTTTCCACATATAGAAAGTCAACTTGTATCAGATAAATATTATGAAGAAGAAATGAAGTATCAAGAAATTATAAATGAAAAAAAAAATGCATCTAAACTTCCTATAAAAATAAAAATTTTCATTTTATATTCTGGAATTAAAATAATATTTCCTCCTGTTAATAACAACATTCATGGTTTTTTTACTTTATTTAGATCTTCTTCTAAAGATTTGGATTTTACGCAATCTTTCAATTTTTTAAAAGATTCTAAAAAAATATTATTAATTCCTAAATTTTTTTTGAAAAAAGGATATTATAAACTGATAATTAGATGGAAAACAGATAAAAAATTCTTTTTTGAAAAAGATATTTTTTGGAATGAACATAATAAATAA
- the ccoN gene encoding cytochrome-c oxidase, cbb3-type subunit I → MKLKTYYYNNSIVKAFLYATIFWATIGFLAGLFVALLLFFPEVPELIFGNKLKNSQGLMGFGRWRMLHTSTTVFAFVGNVIFTGYYYALQRLLKTRIYSDILSWIHFWGWQIFIISTWITFLLGINTSKEYAEHEWPIDIWIFFIWIIYGINMIGSILKRKIKHLYVSIWFLLGTWVAVGMLHVFNNLELPISLLSFKSYSIYAGVQDALMQWWYGHNAVAFILTTPILGLMYYFVPKASNQPIFSYKLSIIHFWSLIFIYIWAGPHHLMYTSLPNWAQMLGTIFSIMLIAPSWGGMLNGLLTLRGAWDQMNKNPILKFFVVGITCYGMATFEGPMLATKTLNSIGHFTDWVIAHVHLGTLGWNGFMAFGIMYWLTQKIWNTKLYSISLANIHFWLGVLGLILYIFPMYFGSILQSIMWKKFNPDGTLVYKNFLDSVLSIIPFYKMRFIGGMIYFLGFVLMIYNIFKTMKQGSSLDNEEFQCDPFYENSVKENKKEETFHKWLEKKPIQLTILSFIAVAIGGFIEIIPTLVIKSNVPTIHNVKPYKALELEGRDLFVREGCNACHSAQVRPFRDEVVRYGEYSKAGEFVYDHPFLWGSKRTGPDLAREGGKNPNSWHFNHMYNPRSTSPGSIMPRYPWLIYNKLDRSNTEKKIKAMVKLGVPYTLKYIKNINQDMDNQANKIVHEIYQEHQSLRKRIDQQKKIEKEKFIPLEKREIIALIAYLQRLGTDIKS, encoded by the coding sequence ATGAAATTAAAAACATATTATTATAATAACAGTATTGTAAAAGCTTTTTTATATGCTACGATATTTTGGGCTACAATTGGTTTTTTAGCTGGATTATTTGTAGCTCTATTATTATTTTTTCCTGAAGTTCCTGAACTTATTTTTGGAAATAAACTTAAAAATTCTCAAGGACTCATGGGTTTTGGTAGATGGAGAATGTTACATACAAGTACTACTGTTTTTGCTTTTGTAGGAAATGTAATTTTTACAGGTTATTATTATGCTTTACAACGTTTATTAAAAACAAGAATTTACAGTGATATTCTAAGTTGGATTCATTTTTGGGGATGGCAAATATTTATTATTTCTACTTGGATTACTTTTTTATTGGGGATTAATACAAGTAAAGAATACGCGGAGCATGAATGGCCTATAGACATATGGATATTTTTTATTTGGATCATTTACGGAATAAATATGATTGGGAGTATTCTGAAAAGAAAAATTAAACATTTATATGTTAGCATTTGGTTTTTATTAGGAACATGGGTAGCTGTGGGGATGTTACATGTTTTTAATAATCTCGAATTACCTATATCTCTTTTATCTTTTAAGAGTTATTCTATATATGCTGGTGTACAAGATGCTTTAATGCAATGGTGGTATGGACATAATGCTGTCGCGTTTATTTTAACAACACCCATATTAGGATTAATGTATTATTTTGTTCCAAAAGCATCTAATCAGCCTATTTTTTCTTATAAACTCTCTATTATACATTTTTGGTCATTAATATTTATATATATTTGGGCAGGGCCTCATCATTTGATGTATACATCTCTTCCTAATTGGGCTCAAATGTTAGGTACAATTTTTTCAATTATGTTGATTGCTCCTTCTTGGGGAGGAATGTTAAATGGGTTACTTACTTTAAGAGGTGCTTGGGATCAAATGAATAAAAATCCTATTTTAAAATTTTTTGTAGTTGGAATTACTTGTTATGGAATGGCTACTTTCGAAGGACCAATGTTAGCAACTAAAACCCTAAATTCTATAGGACATTTTACAGATTGGGTCATAGCTCATGTCCACTTAGGAACTTTAGGATGGAACGGATTTATGGCTTTTGGAATTATGTATTGGTTAACTCAAAAAATATGGAATACGAAATTATATTCTATTTCATTAGCTAATATTCATTTTTGGTTAGGTGTTCTTGGACTTATCTTATACATTTTTCCCATGTATTTTGGATCTATTTTACAATCTATCATGTGGAAAAAATTTAATCCTGATGGAACTTTAGTTTATAAAAATTTTCTAGATTCTGTTTTATCTATTATTCCATTTTATAAAATGAGATTTATAGGTGGAATGATTTATTTTTTAGGTTTTGTTTTAATGATATATAATATTTTTAAAACAATGAAACAAGGTTCTTCATTAGACAATGAAGAATTCCAATGTGATCCTTTTTATGAAAATTCTGTAAAAGAAAATAAAAAAGAAGAAACATTTCATAAGTGGTTAGAAAAAAAACCAATACAATTAACAATTCTTTCTTTTATAGCGGTTGCTATTGGAGGTTTTATAGAAATTATACCTACTTTAGTAATTAAATCGAATGTTCCCACAATTCATAATGTTAAACCTTATAAAGCTTTAGAATTAGAAGGTAGAGATTTGTTTGTAAGAGAAGGATGTAATGCATGTCATAGTGCACAAGTTCGTCCGTTTAGAGATGAAGTAGTTCGCTACGGCGAATATTCTAAAGCTGGAGAATTTGTATATGACCATCCATTTCTTTGGGGATCTAAACGAACAGGTCCTGATTTAGCTAGAGAAGGAGGAAAAAATCCTAATTCCTGGCATTTTAATCATATGTATAATCCTAGATCTACTTCTCCTGGATCTATCATGCCAAGATATCCTTGGTTAATTTATAATAAATTAGATAGATCTAATACAGAAAAAAAAATAAAAGCAATGGTAAAATTAGGAGTTCCATATACCTTGAAATACATAAAAAATATCAATCAAGATATGGATAATCAAGCAAATAAAATTGTGCATGAAATTTATCAAGAACATCAAAGTTTGAGAAAAAGAATAGATCAACAAAAAAAAATAGAAAAAGAAAAATTTATTCCATTAGAAAAAAGAGAAATTATAGCCCTTATTGCTTATTTACAACGTTTAGGTACAGATATTAAATCCTAA
- a CDS encoding NADP-dependent malic enzyme, with amino-acid sequence MRKNINNLREESLNYHSQFPSGKIQISPTKKYSSQKDLSLAYSPGVAEPCKEIARSSIEVYKYTSKGNLVAVITNGSAVLGLGDIGALASKPVMEGKALLFKIFSGIDVFDIEIDESDPDKFIETVKAIAPTFGGINLEDIKAPEAFEIERRLKKELNIPVMHDDQHGTAIISGAALLNAINYVGKEIHKIKMVINGAGAAAISCARIYKQLGVKSENILMFDSKGLLHISRKDLNKEKREFSVNTYPIQKLEQAIYNTDVFIGLSIGGILTPKMLKNMAKDPIVFAMANPDPEIDYNLAIKVRPDVIMATGRSDYPNQVNNVLGFPYIFRGALDVHANEINNEMKLAAVHAIASLAKEPVPEQVNIVYNKKNISFGKEYIIPKPFDNRLITRVAPAVAKAAMDSGVAKNPILNWKNYQEKLLDRMGYESKILRMIQNRARTNPKKIVFCNGEEYDILKSIQILHEKRIVSFPIVLGNEDRIKRLIHENHLDVELEIIDPEKKENIKKVEEFSKILWKRKNKRNLTLRKHMRTNDHFGAMMVDQGKADAVITGYSRNFLLSLRFILEVIGKDNFVHKTAGMTILLTKRGPLFLADTAVISNPTSEELARIAIMASHVVKDFDIEPRIAMLSFQKFSSNSKISSKVSQAITFLHKKYPDLIVDGEVQPDFTLNEFLLSKKLPFSKLVKKKRANIFIFPNLESGILTYKFIRGLGDVQTIGPIMLGMRKPAHIMQIQSSIEEIVNLSTLAVIDAQMR; translated from the coding sequence ATGAGAAAAAATATAAACAATCTTCGTGAAGAATCTTTAAATTATCATAGCCAATTTCCCTCTGGAAAAATACAAATTTCTCCCACAAAAAAATATAGCAGTCAAAAAGACTTGTCTCTTGCTTATTCTCCAGGAGTAGCTGAACCTTGTAAAGAAATTGCTCGTTCTTCTATAGAAGTCTATAAATATACCTCTAAAGGAAATCTTGTAGCAGTGATTACTAATGGATCTGCTGTATTAGGCCTTGGTGATATTGGAGCATTAGCCTCTAAACCAGTTATGGAAGGAAAAGCTCTTTTATTCAAAATATTTTCCGGAATTGATGTTTTTGATATAGAAATAGACGAATCTGATCCAGATAAATTTATAGAAACAGTAAAAGCAATTGCTCCTACTTTTGGAGGTATTAATTTAGAAGATATCAAAGCTCCAGAAGCTTTTGAAATAGAAAGAAGACTTAAAAAAGAACTTAACATTCCTGTTATGCATGATGATCAACATGGAACGGCTATTATTTCAGGTGCAGCATTACTAAATGCGATTAATTATGTAGGTAAAGAAATTCACAAAATTAAAATGGTAATTAATGGAGCCGGAGCTGCAGCTATTTCTTGTGCAAGAATATATAAACAACTTGGAGTAAAATCTGAAAATATTTTGATGTTTGATAGTAAGGGTTTATTACATATTTCAAGAAAAGATTTAAATAAAGAAAAAAGAGAATTTTCCGTAAATACTTATCCCATTCAAAAATTAGAACAGGCAATTTATAATACAGATGTTTTCATAGGATTATCCATAGGAGGAATATTAACACCTAAAATGTTAAAAAATATGGCCAAAGATCCAATTGTATTTGCTATGGCTAATCCTGATCCAGAGATAGATTATAATTTAGCTATTAAAGTTCGTCCAGATGTTATTATGGCTACAGGAAGAAGCGATTATCCCAATCAGGTAAATAACGTATTAGGGTTTCCTTATATATTCAGAGGGGCATTAGATGTTCATGCTAATGAAATTAATAATGAAATGAAACTAGCAGCAGTACATGCAATTGCTTCTTTAGCAAAAGAGCCTGTTCCAGAACAAGTAAATATTGTTTATAATAAAAAAAATATTTCTTTTGGAAAAGAATATATCATTCCAAAACCTTTTGATAATCGTTTAATAACTCGTGTTGCTCCTGCTGTTGCAAAAGCCGCTATGGATTCCGGAGTCGCAAAAAATCCTATTTTAAATTGGAAAAATTATCAGGAAAAATTACTTGATAGAATGGGTTATGAAAGTAAAATACTTCGAATGATACAAAACAGAGCCCGTACAAATCCTAAAAAAATTGTTTTTTGTAATGGAGAAGAATACGATATTCTAAAATCTATTCAGATTCTTCATGAAAAAAGAATAGTTTCTTTTCCCATAGTTTTAGGAAATGAAGATAGGATCAAACGTTTAATTCATGAAAATCATTTAGATGTTGAATTAGAGATTATAGATCCAGAAAAAAAAGAAAATATAAAAAAAGTAGAAGAATTTTCCAAGATTCTTTGGAAAAGAAAAAATAAAAGAAACTTAACTTTAAGAAAACACATGCGTACTAATGATCATTTTGGAGCTATGATGGTAGATCAAGGAAAAGCTGATGCTGTTATTACAGGGTATTCTAGAAATTTTTTATTAAGTTTACGTTTTATATTAGAGGTGATAGGAAAAGATAATTTTGTACATAAAACAGCAGGAATGACAATTTTATTAACAAAACGTGGCCCTCTATTTTTAGCAGATACAGCTGTAATTTCTAATCCAACAAGTGAAGAATTAGCTAGAATAGCTATAATGGCATCTCATGTAGTTAAAGACTTTGATATTGAACCTCGTATAGCTATGTTATCTTTTCAAAAATTTTCATCCAATTCTAAAATATCTTCTAAAGTTTCTCAAGCAATCACTTTTTTACATAAAAAATATCCAGATTTAATAGTAGATGGAGAAGTTCAACCTGATTTTACTTTAAATGAATTTTTATTATCTAAAAAACTCCCTTTTTCTAAACTTGTTAAAAAAAAAAGAGCAAACATTTTTATCTTTCCAAATTTAGAATCAGGAATTTTAACTTATAAATTTATTAGAGGATTAGGAGATGTTCAAACTATTGGACCTATTATGTTAGGAATGCGAAAGCCTGCACATATTATGCAAATACAATCTAGTATAGAAGAAATAGTTAATCTATCTACCTTAGCTGTAATAGATGCACAAATGAGATAA
- a CDS encoding cbb3-type cytochrome c oxidase N-terminal domain-containing protein: MRSKIPSFIMIPSLLSVIIFMFYVFFISYNHISYFTHPITIFFFIIITGLLYVLESINNLIFIRKLNFISKEERKKIFEENEGNYFYRFYRFIFYNSEKLNHDRVKKIDHGFDGIIELDNKIPMWWLHLFYLTIVFSAIYFFSYLLIDFSNPYKEYDITYKNQLKEIELFEKNTPQVTIKNAFFKKNLINSGKILFEENCATCHKSDGSGNIGPNLTDDYWINVKEKDLFKNIFYIIWNGSENNPTMRAFGNLGEIKGNDIEKISSYVYFINQKSKKPLSGKNPQGLKIKEWNKI; the protein is encoded by the coding sequence ATGAGATCTAAAATTCCTTCTTTTATAATGATTCCTTCTCTTTTATCTGTTATAATATTCATGTTTTATGTATTTTTCATAAGTTATAATCATATATCTTATTTCACACATCCTATTACTATATTTTTTTTTATTATAATAACGGGTTTATTGTATGTTTTGGAATCTATTAATAATTTGATTTTTATAAGAAAATTGAATTTTATTTCAAAAGAAGAAAGAAAAAAGATTTTTGAAGAAAATGAAGGAAATTATTTTTACAGATTTTACAGATTTATCTTTTATAATTCTGAAAAATTAAATCATGATAGAGTAAAAAAAATAGATCATGGATTTGACGGAATTATAGAATTAGATAATAAAATACCTATGTGGTGGCTACATCTTTTTTATCTAACAATTGTCTTTTCCGCAATTTATTTCTTTTCTTATTTATTAATAGATTTTTCTAATCCTTATAAAGAATATGATATAACTTATAAAAATCAATTAAAAGAAATTGAACTTTTTGAAAAAAATACTCCACAAGTAACTATAAAAAATGCATTTTTTAAGAAAAACTTAATCAATAGTGGAAAAATTCTTTTCGAGGAAAATTGTGCGACCTGTCATAAATCAGATGGAAGTGGAAATATAGGTCCTAACTTAACAGATGATTATTGGATTAATGTAAAAGAAAAAGATTTATTTAAAAATATATTTTATATAATATGGAATGGAAGTGAAAATAATCCAACTATGCGTGCTTTTGGAAATTTAGGAGAAATTAAAGGAAATGATATTGAAAAAATATCCAGTTATGTTTATTTTATTAATCAAAAATCTAAAAAACCTTTATCAGGAAAAAATCCTCAAGGATTAAAAATAAAAGAATGGAATAAAATATAA
- a CDS encoding transketolase translates to MNVRYLKNLCIQVRRDILRMVNDAKSGHPGGSLGCTEFFVALYQKIMHYNSSNFSINGKGEDLFFLSNGHISPVYYSILARSGFFSIKELSTFRKLNSRLQGHPSVHTGLPGIRISSGSLGQGMSVSIGAALSKKLNKELSNIIYSLHGDGELNEGQIWEAILYAGSRKIDNYIATVDYNKQQIDGTTDEVLPLGNLKKKFESFDWKVLEELEGNNIEKVINILKEAKNETGKGKPILIILYTKMGYGVDFMLENNAWHGKAPNKEELKKALFQLPETSLGDYPL, encoded by the coding sequence ATGAATGTACGTTATTTAAAAAATTTGTGTATTCAAGTTAGAAGAGACATTTTACGTATGGTAAATGACGCAAAGTCTGGACATCCTGGTGGATCTCTAGGGTGTACAGAATTTTTTGTTGCTTTATATCAAAAAATTATGCACTATAATTCAAGTAATTTTTCTATAAATGGGAAAGGAGAAGATCTTTTTTTCTTATCTAATGGACATATTTCACCTGTTTATTATAGTATATTAGCTCGTTCTGGTTTTTTTTCGATTAAGGAGTTATCTACTTTTAGAAAATTAAATTCTCGTTTACAAGGACATCCATCTGTACATACAGGACTACCCGGAATACGAATTTCTTCTGGTTCTTTAGGGCAAGGAATGTCTGTATCTATTGGTGCCGCATTGTCTAAAAAACTCAATAAAGAATTAAGTAATATAATTTATAGTTTACATGGAGATGGAGAATTAAACGAAGGACAAATATGGGAAGCTATTTTATATGCAGGTTCCAGAAAGATAGATAACTATATAGCTACTGTGGATTACAATAAACAACAAATAGATGGAACTACAGATGAAGTATTACCCCTAGGAAATTTAAAAAAAAAATTTGAATCCTTTGATTGGAAAGTTCTAGAAGAATTAGAAGGAAATAATATTGAAAAAGTAATTAACATTTTAAAAGAAGCAAAAAATGAAACTGGAAAAGGAAAACCCATTTTAATTATATTATATACTAAAATGGGATACGGAGTAGACTTTATGTTAGAAAATAATGCATGGCATGGAAAGGCCCCTAATAAAGAAGAATTGAAAAAAGCTTTATTTCAACTTCCTGAAACTTCTTTAGGAGATTATCCATTATAA
- a CDS encoding C40 family peptidase, with product MFIPYRYGGNAKSGIDCSAFIKNVFASYQIFLPRISYNQAKKGAFIPKNKIKKGDLLFFSTGISKKINHVGMVTHTNNKNIFFIHASTSNGVIISQLYQKYWSHRFIMARRILFSSS from the coding sequence ATGTTTATTCCATATAGATATGGAGGGAATGCTAAATCTGGGATAGATTGTTCTGCTTTTATAAAAAACGTTTTTGCTTCTTATCAAATATTTTTACCACGTATTTCATATAATCAAGCTAAGAAGGGGGCCTTTATCCCTAAAAATAAAATAAAGAAAGGAGATTTATTATTTTTTTCAACAGGAATATCTAAAAAAATAAATCATGTAGGAATGGTGACACATACTAATAACAAAAATATATTTTTTATTCATGCATCTACATCCAATGGAGTAATTATATCTCAATTATATCAAAAATACTGGAGTCACAGATTTATTATGGCTAGAAGAATCCTTTTCTCTTCATCATAA
- a CDS encoding nucleotide pyrophosphohydrolase: MELKSLQKLVHNWIVDHGIRYFDILTNTILLSEEVGEISRIIARNYGEQSKKKNCRKSEDLGEELSDVLFIIACLANQTGIDLEKSFYKKLKKKEIRDHDRHYNNQKLK, from the coding sequence TTGGAACTTAAAAGTTTACAAAAATTAGTTCATAATTGGATCGTTGATCATGGAATTCGTTATTTTGATATATTAACGAATACAATTCTTTTATCTGAAGAAGTAGGTGAAATTTCTAGAATTATCGCTAGAAATTATGGGGAACAATCAAAGAAAAAAAATTGTAGAAAAAGTGAAGATCTTGGAGAAGAATTATCAGATGTATTATTTATTATTGCTTGTTTAGCAAATCAAACGGGAATTGATTTGGAAAAATCATTTTATAAAAAATTGAAAAAAAAGGAAATTAGAGATCATGATAGACATTATAACAATCAAAAATTAAAATAA
- a CDS encoding 3-phosphoshikimate 1-carboxyvinyltransferase, with product MSSYIKIYKNSNSLCGSISITGSKSISNRLLILKAIYKDDIYIENLSNCEDTEILKKSLISTSNILDIHHAGTAMRFLTSYFSIQKGKKVILTGSDRMKKRPISILVEALRKLGSEIHYLEKEGFPPIQIYGKKILGGEIDINAKISSQYISSLMLIASKFKMGLKIYLKENITSIPYIKMTFDLLTLAGIKTNWKERIIHIYPVKNKGKKHFSVESDWSSASYYYSMASVAKNSRIILRSYNNNSLQGDKKVCDIYDQYFGISTVFDDQNIIILKKKLNFLFPKFIELDLNKTPDLAQTIVITCAAIGIKCSLKGLETLKIKETDRLQALKKELLKFGVITEITRSCLRITDFYRKKIDSFIKIRTYQDHRMAMSFSTFGLCYDFIKIEKPNVVEKSYPNFWKDLKSLGFLTHFSLL from the coding sequence ATGTCTTCTTATATTAAGATTTACAAAAATAGTAATTCCTTGTGTGGTTCTATATCTATAACGGGATCTAAAAGCATATCTAATCGTCTTTTAATTTTAAAAGCCATTTATAAAGATGATATTTATATTGAAAATCTTTCTAATTGTGAAGATACAGAAATTCTAAAGAAAAGTTTGATTAGTACTTCTAATATATTAGATATTCATCATGCTGGAACTGCTATGCGTTTTTTAACTTCTTATTTTTCTATACAAAAAGGAAAAAAAGTAATTTTAACAGGATCAGATAGAATGAAAAAAAGACCTATTTCTATACTTGTAGAAGCTTTAAGAAAGCTAGGATCTGAAATTCATTATTTGGAAAAGGAAGGTTTCCCTCCAATACAAATTTATGGAAAAAAAATTTTAGGAGGAGAAATAGATATAAACGCGAAAATTAGTAGTCAATATATAAGTTCTCTTATGTTAATAGCTAGTAAATTTAAAATGGGGTTAAAAATTTATTTAAAAGAAAATATTACATCTATTCCTTACATAAAAATGACTTTTGATTTACTAACTCTAGCCGGAATAAAAACTAATTGGAAAGAAAGAATAATTCATATTTATCCGGTAAAAAATAAGGGTAAAAAACATTTTTCTGTAGAATCTGATTGGAGTTCTGCTTCTTATTATTATTCTATGGCTTCTGTTGCTAAAAACAGTCGTATTATTTTACGTTCATATAATAATAACAGTTTACAAGGAGATAAAAAGGTTTGTGATATATATGATCAATATTTTGGAATTTCTACTGTTTTTGATGATCAAAATATAATAATATTAAAGAAAAAATTGAATTTTTTATTTCCAAAATTTATTGAATTAGATTTAAATAAAACACCAGATCTTGCTCAAACTATCGTTATAACTTGTGCAGCAATTGGTATAAAATGTAGTTTAAAAGGGTTAGAAACTTTAAAAATTAAAGAAACAGATAGATTACAAGCATTGAAAAAAGAGCTTTTAAAATTTGGAGTGATAACAGAAATTACACGTTCTTGTTTAAGAATTACAGATTTTTATAGAAAAAAAATTGATTCTTTTATCAAAATTCGAACTTATCAAGATCATAGAATGGCAATGTCTTTTTCTACATTCGGATTATGTTATGATTTCATTAAAATAGAAAAACCCAATGTTGTGGAAAAATCATATCCTAATTTTTGGAAAGACTTAAAATCCTTAGGATTTTTAACTCATTTTTCTTTATTATAG
- the rpsT gene encoding 30S ribosomal protein S20, whose translation MANHLSSLKRIRQNHTRRLRNKYAYKSTKTAIKKLLIDKKNKKQYSIVISMIDKLSKKNIIHVNKASRLKKKLTKKLLF comes from the coding sequence ATGGCAAACCATTTATCTTCTTTAAAAAGAATTAGACAGAATCATACTAGACGATTACGTAATAAATATGCATACAAAAGCACTAAGACGGCTATAAAAAAATTGTTAATAGATAAAAAAAATAAAAAACAATATTCTATTGTTATTTCCATGATAGATAAATTATCTAAAAAAAATATTATACACGTAAATAAAGCTTCTAGGTTGAAAAAAAAATTGACAAAAAAATTATTATTCTAA